A window of the Procambarus clarkii isolate CNS0578487 chromosome 19, FALCON_Pclarkii_2.0, whole genome shotgun sequence genome harbors these coding sequences:
- the LOC123747657 gene encoding piggyBac transposable element-derived protein 4-like — translation MDSDHEQGPSRKKIAKERREKQKLSSVQEKYKHRRPNEDFDSDESEESEKSEVETATRARRGTGAPARARRTTRTPAPTDSDDGWCSDNTAPFVDNFTGTPGLTVPVPTTVLGFIQLFLTQKLLKYIAYETNLYASQNKAGTGQRTKHRWQSVTVKEIARYMGLTILMGICPLPRLRMYWQTGRFWHIPCFNTFMTGKRFEIIAKYFHVYNNKSIPPGQGVEKLIKVRSLMQYLLNRFKRIYIPNKNLSLDEGTMPWRGRLSFKTYNPNKPDKYGIKLYMLAEATSGYIYDFEIYSGVGKTTIDTVMALIEPLKDKGYHSYMDNCYNSVRLSEALLQVGVYTCGTLRLQRGAPKSLQMQAKGKVPIDKTLFKRKDNTFIILWKDKRIVSLITNCHNAETQQVQRRKRVRNRDGTTPVQQSKIKIQVRPPVAELDFDRFRS, via the exons atggatagtgatcatgaacaaggcccttccaggaagaaaattgcaaaAGAAAGGCGTGAAAAGCAGAAGCTGAGTAGTGTACAGGAGAAGTACAAGCAT AGACGGCCgaatgaggattttgatagtgatGAAAGTGAGGAAAGTGAGAAGTCTGAGGTCGAGACTGCCACTCGTGCACGGCGCGGTACTGGAGCTCCTGCTAGAGCCAGACGTACCACACGTACCCCAGCACCAACAGATTCTGATGATGGATGGTGTAGTGACAATACTGCACCCTTTGTGGACAATTTTACAGgtacaccaggcttgactgttccTGTACCTACCACTGTTCTTGGTTTCATTCAACTCTTTCTAACTCAAAAATTGCTGAAATATATTGCCTATGAAACAAATTTATATGCTTCCCAAAATAAGGCAGGTACTGGGCAAAGGACAAAGCACAGATGGCAATCAGTGACAGTGAAAGAAATTGCTAGATATATGGGACTGACGATCTTGATGGGTATTTGCCCGTTGCCAAGACTTAGAATGTATTGGCAAACAGGCAGATTCTGGCACATACCTTGTTTCAACACCTTCATGACAGGAAAGCGATTTGAAATTATTGCTAAATATTtccatgtttataacaataagtcCATACCACCAGGCCAAGGAGTTGAAAAACTTATCAAAGTTCGCTCACTCATGCAATATCTCCTGAATAGATTCAAGAGAATATACATTCCCAATAAAAATTTGAGTTTGGATGAAGGGACAATGCCATGGCGTGGCCGTCTATCTTTCAAGACCTATAATCCCAATAAACCAGATAAATACGGAATAAAGCTCTACATGCTAGCTGAAGCCACCAGTGGCTACATTTATGATTTTGAAATCTATTCAGGAGTTGGGAAAACGACGATTGACACAGTTATGGCCTTGATTGAACCACTGAAGGATAAAGGTTACCATTCATATATGGACAACTGTTACAATTCGGTCAGATTGAGTGAGGCACTACTTCAAGTAGgggtatacacctgtggtaccctCAGACTGCAGCGTGGTGCACCTAAATCCCTTCAGATGCAAGCAAAGGGTAAAGTGCCAATAGATAAAACTTTATTCAAACGCAAGGACAATACTTTCATAATTTTGTGGAAAGATAAACGAATTGTTTCACTCATAACAAATTGCCACAATGCAGAAACACAACAGGTTCAACGCAGAAAACGAGTGCGGAATCGTGATGGAACAACTCCAGTGCAGCag agtaaaataaagatccaagttcggccacctgtagccgagcttgacttcgacagatttcgttcataa